GTTAACACTCCAATGATTTCAGGCTTGTTTGCCTGCAAGATTACCAATTTGCGGCGCGCACTGAAAAAATATACCCAATCCCTGTAAAGCAGAGGGACGGAAGGACGGAAGAGCCGAGGGACGGATGCACGGAGGGACAGAGGTACGGAAGTCAGGCAAAACAGATGCTTGGATGCTTTGATGGTTGGAGGGTTGGAAAAATCACAATCAACTGCCGCGGGCTGAAGACCCGCGTCTACCACGGCAAATACAAATATAAACCAACTACAACTGCCGCACCTTAAAAGGTGCGCCTACCAATGCCAAACCAAAATACCGAGCCGCTTCTTTTACCCTACTTCTTGCCGTAAGTATCCGCCATATAAGAACTTCTTACAAACACTCCGGATTTGGCGTGTTCAAATCCCATTCCCATCGCCGCCTTTTCAAAAAACTCATACCTCTCCGGTTTTAAATATTCCACCACCGGTATATTTTCTTTTGCCGGCTGCATATACTGCCCTATTGAAATATAATCCACATCCGCCCCGCGGATATCATCAAGCGTCTTTAAAACTTCCGCCTCTGTTTCGCCAAGCCCAAGCATTATTCCGGATTTTGTTTTCTTTACGCCAAATTCTTTTGCTTTTTTTAAAACTTCAAGGCTTCTTTCGTATGAAGCGGCTTTTCTTATGTGATACAGCGACGGCACCACTTCTATATTATGCGCAAAAACATCCGGCGCGGCATTTACCACGGTTTTTATGTCATCAACATTGCCCTGAAAATCCGGGACAAGCACTTCTATTTTTATACCCTCAGCACGTGCTTTTTTAATTATATCGGCAAAAACTGCCGCGCCGCCGTCTTTTAAATCATCCCTTGTAACCGATGTCACCACAAGGTATTTAACACCAAGTTTTTTCGCGGCCTCTATTACATTATCCGCCTCCTGTGGAATCAACTCCTGCGGATTTGCCTTTGTTACATTACAGAATAAGCACTGCCTTGTACAGGCGCTGCCAAGTATTAAAAATGTCGCGGTGCCGCGGCCGTAACATTCGGATAAATTAGGGCAGCGCGCGCTGTGGCACACGGTGTGAAGGTTCATGCCGCTTAACACGGCTTCTGTACTGTGCATGTTTTTAAAATCTATTTTTTTCTTTGCCCATTCAGGGCGTTTTATTATTTCAGCCACTTTAAAGTTTCCCTTCCATATTCCATTTAAATGACGCGTATTTTCCGGTTAGCAGTTTTATTATCTCTTTTTTTTCTTCTAGGGTAAAGTCCGCTGGTTCCAGCGCGCAGTTAAAAGATTCCATAAAAGCGGCCGCCATATTTGCCGCGGCTTCTAACGGCGCAACCTGCCTTTTTAAGAGCGCGTTTAAACAAGTATATTTACCGCCATCAACCGGACATTTAAAATATTTTTCGTGTTCTTCATTGCCGGCAAGCGGCAGAGACCCATGCTGAAAAATAACCCCTTTAACCCTTGCCTGTGCGTTGCCGCCGATTTTTTTTCCGTCAATTATTATATCGTATTCTTCCGTTCCCGAAAAACAAAACCCCGCCCTTTCGCCCTGCTTTTCTTCCGGCCGCGCGTAAACACCGTAAGCAGGATTAAGGCCAAACTTTTTGTACATAAGCATAATAAAAGAATTTAATTTTTCAAAAGTTTTTTTAACAGGCTCCCCTTTGCAGTCAATGTCCTCTTCACGACACACAAGGCTGTATGTAAGTTCACTGCTGTGATATATAGCGCCGCCGCCGGTAAGCCGGCGGACAATGGGTATTTTATCTTCAAGGCAATTGTCTATATTTATGTCTTTTTCCGCGTCCTGGTATTTTCCAAGGGAAATGCCGGCAGGGTTCCACGAATACAGCCTTAACTGCGGCACGCCTGACTGTAAACAGCGGGAGATCAGGAATTCATCAATGGCCATATTCTCGTATGGAGAATTGGCTTTAAACGGAAAAAAATCACCCTTTAAAAACATCTAAGTTTTGGTTCCCTCGCGGCCTTTGTTTCATCCGGCCTGGACACAGGCGTGGTTACCGGCGTGTTTTTTATTTTATCAGGGTCAGTTTCCGCAAGTTTTGCAATTTCTATCATGGCTTCTATGAAAAGGTCTATATCCTGTTTGGATTCTGTCTCTGTGGGCTCTATCATTATTGCCTCTTCCACTACAAGCGGGAAATAAATTGTGGGCGGGTGGAAACCCCTGTCTATAAGGGACTTTGCAATATCAAGGGCGTGAACCCCTTTTATTACCTGCTTTTTTGCGCTGAAAACCGCTTCATGCATGCAGGTGCGGTCATACGGAAGATAATAATACGGCTTTAATTTTGCCATTATGTAATTTGCGTTTAATACCGCCTTTTCAGAAACTTCAATAAGCCCTTCTTTGCCAAGCATTGTGATGTATGTATATGCCTTAAGCATCACCCCAAAGTTGCCAAAGAAAGAAGCGATGTTACCTATAGTCTGCGGCACGTTAAAATCAAGGGTATATTTATTATCTTTTGTTTTTACCACGGCAGGCACAGGCACATAATCAGCAAGCCTTTCAGACACGCCCACCATTCCCGCGCCGGGTCCGCCTCCGCCGTGCGGGGTGGAAAAGGTCTTATGCAGGTTCAGGTGGACAATGTCAAAGCCCATGTCCCCCGGCCTTGCCTTTCCCATAATTGCGTTTAAGTTGGCGCCGTCATAATACATAAGCGCGTCAAATTTTCTTGCAAGCGCGGACACTTCCAGCACTTCTTTTTCAAATACCCCAAGCGTGCTTGGGACCGTCATCATTATTCCCGCAGTATGCGCGTTTATTTTTTCTTTAAGGGCGTTTAAATCAATTCCGCCGGCGCCATTTACCGGTACAGTTACCACTTCATAACCTGCCGCGGCCGCGGATGCCGGGTTTGTGCCGTGCGCGGATTCGGGGACTATTATGTGCGTCTTATTATTACCGTGCACCCTGTGATACTGCGCCATTAAAAGAATACCTGTCATTTCACCGTGCGCGCCCGCGTACGGCTGGGTGGTCATTTTTTTCATTCCGGTTATTTCGCACATCATTTCCGCGGTTTTATATATCACTTCAAGCGCTCCCTGAACCGCGTCTTCTTTTACATATGCCAGCATCGGGTGGGCGTTTATAAAGCCGGGCAGAACGGATGTCACTTCATTTATTTTGGGGTTGTATTTCATGGTACACGACCCAAGCGGATAAAAATGGGTGTCAACGGAATAATTAAGGCGCGACAGGTTTGTGTAATGCCTGACCACTTCAAGTTCAGACACTTCCGGAAGCATATTATCTGTCTGCCTTAATAAAGAAGGGTCAAGCCGGCCGGCCATATTAATATCCGGGGTTCCCGGGTCAATACCAATTCTTCCTTTAACGCTTTTTTCAAATATGTTTTTCATTTTTTATCCTCTTTTTGGGTTTGACCTTAAACTAAACGCATTCCTTAACAGCCGTAATAAACATGTCCATCTGGTTTTGCGTCTTTTTTTCCGTGGCATTTATTATTATGGTATTTTTATCATGCGGAAAAAATACAGAAGCGGGCAGCCCGGCAATAAAACCTTTTGCGGACATTTCCCTGAAAAATACCTGCGCGTCTTTTTTTAATTTTACTGAAAATTCGTTAAACGTGGCTCCGCTTATTATTTCAATTCCCGATATTTCGGACAGTTTTGACTTTAAGTATTCCGCCCTTTCAAGGTTTATAAGGGCCAGTTTCTTAAAACCCTCTTTTCCCATAAGCGACATAAACACAACAGCCCGCAGCGCGCACAGCGCCTGATTACTGCAGATATTGGAAGTGGCCTTTTCCCTTTTTATATGCTGTTCCCTTGCCTGAAGCGTAAGCACGTAAACCGTGCGCCCTTCTTTATCTGTGGTTTCGCCGACTATTCTGCCGGGTATTTTTCTCATGAATTTTTTGTTAACCGCCATTATGCCAAGGTAAGGCCCGCCGAATGAAAGCGGCTGCCCCAAAGACTGCCCTTCTGCCACAGCAATATCCGCGCCCATTTCCGCGGGCGTCTTTAAAATTCCAAGCGATACCGGATAAAAAGATAATATGGATGCCGCCCCCTGTTTTGCGGCCTGCGCGAAGACAGGCGAATAATCATTTACAAAACCGTAAAAGTTGGGGTTCTGCGCGACAACCGCGGCCGTGTCACTATCTATCATAGCAGCAAGCGCCTTTAAATCAGTGCGTCCGTTTTCTGCCGGAGCTTCAATAAATTCCACGCCGATATTTTTTGCGTGGGTTTTTAACATTTTAACGTGCAGCGGGTTAACGCCGCCGTCTATTATAACCTTCTTTTTTCTGCTTCCGCGAAACGCCATGTTAACAGCTTCGTAAATTGCTGTGCCGCCGTCATATAATGATGCATTTGAAAGTTCCATTCCCGTAATGCCGGATATCATTGACTGATATTCAAAAACCGCCCTTAAAGTGCCCTGCGACGCTTCCGGCTGGTAAGGCGTATAAGCGGTGTAAAATTCCGCGCGCGAACTTATGGTATCCACAGCCGCCGGGATAAAGTGGTCGTAGTATCCGCCGCCAAGAAAAGACGCAGTAAATGTTGTGTTCTTTGAGGCAAGTTCCTGCATTTCATTTAAAGCTTCATATTCGGTTATACCTTTTGGAAGGTTAAAAGATTTGGCGCGAAGTTCCGGAGTGATGTCGAAAAAAAGCGATTCTATTGAAGGGGCTCCCGCCGCCTGCAGCATTTCTTTTATTTCAGATTCTGTATGCGGGGTAAAACCTGCCATTATTCAAGACCTGACAGATACTGCCTGTATGCCGCGGCGTCTAAAAGATTTTTTGTTTCTGACGCGTCTAAAATTTCCAGCTCTGCTATCCACCCTTTTTCAAACGGTGAAGAATTAATAAGCCCGGGGTTGTCTTCCAGTTCGGAATTAAAACTTACAACTTTTCCGGATATTGGCGAATAAATATCAGACGCGGCTTTTACGGATTCAATTCCCGTTATAACGCCAAACTGTTTTACATTAAAACCGTTTTCAGGGGGTTCGCAGAAAGTAATATCCCCAAGTTTGTGCTGCGCGTAATCCGTGATTCCTATTTTTGCTTTCTTTCCGTCAATTTTTACCCACTCGTGTTCTTTTGTGTAAAAATACCCTTCAGCTACGTTCATCTTACCCTCCTGATAATTAATAAATTATTTAAGTGTCATCCTTATTGAAGCGCTTTTAAGAAAAGGCATTTGTGCAACTGTTGCCGCTGCCGTGCCCCTGCCAAGGTCTATTTCAAAAGTGGTCCCGATTTCCGCGTACTGCGGTTTAACATATCCCATGCCTATGCCGCAGTTTAAATGCGGCGAAAATACACCGCTTGATACTGTGCCGATTGCCGCGCCGTCTTTTAATATTGGGGAACTGTGCCTTGGCGTCCGCCTTCCGTCTATTTTAAAACCGCACAGCTTTTTTTCAACGCCGGTTTCAATCTGCTTTAAAAGCGCCGCTTTACCAATGAACTTTTTTTCAAAATCAATAAATTTTTCCATCCCCGCTTCAACAGGGGTTATATCTTCGGTCAGTTCGTCGCCGTACAACGGAAGCCCGGCTTCAGACCTTAATATGTCGCGGCTTCCAAGTCCTGCCGGCACCGCGCCGTTTTTTACGGCTTCGTTCCAGAAAGCTGCCGCGTTTTTATTGTTCAGGTAAACTTCAAAACCCAGTTCCCCGGTATACCCAGTCCTGCTTATTATTCTGTCTTCTCCCAATAACGGGAATTTTTTAAACGTAAAATATTTAAGCTCCGCAAGGCCGGTGCCTGCAATTTTTTTCATGACGTCATATGCCGCAGGGCCCTGCACGTCAAACTTTGCCGAATCATCAGAGATATTCTGTATTTTGGCGGATGGCGCAAGCCTTGACTTTATGGTTTCATAATCGCGGACTTCATTGGAAGCGTTTACAACTATCATCCATTCATCATTTTTTATCCTATAGACTATCAGGTCATCTATGGCGGTTCCGTTTTCATTTAAAAGAAAACCGTACTTGCAGCCGCCCTCTTTCATCTTTGTGACAGGCACTGTAATTGCCCTGTCAAGCGAGCAGTTTGAAGGGTCTTCCTGTACCATAATCTCGCCCATGTGGCTTATGTCAAATATGGCACAGCCGGAGCGCGTAATTTTTGTTTCTTCGATAATGGAGCCGTAATGAATGGGCATACTGTACCCGGCAAAAGGCGCCATAAGCGCGTTTAAACGTACGTGTTCATCAAATAATGGTGTTTTTTTATCGTTAGCCATGTGACATTGTCCGCCTTTAAAATTAAGATACGCTATTTTATAACAGGCAGGGATAAGCGTCAAGAAATAAAAAACCCGTTAATACAGTTATGTATTAACGGGTTTTTTAGGTGTCGCCGTTCTTTTTTGGCGTGTACCCGCTTGCGCGGGCAACATTGATATAAGGGGGTTATAGTTAGAAAGAGACGGCGACACTATATGCTGCAGGAAAATTCAAAAGCCGCTATTCTATTATATAGCCCTGTGTTCAGTTTGTTTAATCAAGAAACAATAAGTGTCGCCGCCCAATTCTAAGGCGTGTGCCGCTTTCGCGGCATTGATATAAGGGGGTATATCTTAGAGGAGTGAGGCGACGACACTTATTGTTCCTGTGAATATAATGCTCTGCTTTTAAAGAACTTTTGAAAATTTGAAAGTGATTATAATAATTATACTTATTTGGCAATAAAAATCAAGTTTTTTTGTTAGGTTTTTATTTTTTATCAATTATTTTGTATTAATTACAAAAATTATCCCTTTATTTTAAAGGGTTTTATTGGTTTTGAAAGTAGTTTGTCAGTATTAACATTTTTCTTTATGTTATTTTATACTTTAACCGGTTAATCTCTTTATTTTTGCAGGGATGTGATACCGCGCATACCGCGTAAAAACAAAATACTTATTGTTTCATTTAAGTCTATATATTACGGTATAAAATACAGGTGATGTAAATCACATATTAATTTAACCGATGCAGTTAAAATTGATAAAAAAATATAGGGGGATTTATGAACCATATAAGATTTGTTATTTTAGCTATTGTAATTTCAGTATTTGTTTTTTCGTGTACCGGAAAAAGAAATCCATCAGCACCTTCAATTGAACAACCTACAATTGCGGCCGGCACATATACTGCAACACCAATTATTACTGCCACTAATACTTCGTCACCTGTCGTTACTGCAACAAATACATCATCACCAATCGTTACTTCTACTAACACTTCATCACCTGTTGTTACTGCCACTATCACCTCAACACCAACTGTTACCTCAACAAAGATCATTACCTCTACTGCTACTACGACAAAGATTATTACCGCCACTATCACTGCAACAAATTTCATTACCTCTACCGCTACCACGACAAAAATTATTACTGTAACTAATACCCCATCACCAACTGTTACAGTTACTTTTACTGTTACAGCTACTGCTACTACAACAAAAATTATTACCGCCACTAATACCGTAACCATTACATCAACCGCCACAGTAACACAGACTGCAACCGCTACAATCAGCATATCGGTTTCACCCACAATGAATGCAACCCCGCCCGCATCTACGGTTAAGCTGATTTTCATCCATCACAGTACCGGAGAGTACTGGCTGGAGACAGGAT
The nucleotide sequence above comes from Candidatus Goldiibacteriota bacterium HGW-Goldbacteria-1. Encoded proteins:
- the lipA gene encoding lipoyl synthase; protein product: MKRPEWAKKKIDFKNMHSTEAVLSGMNLHTVCHSARCPNLSECYGRGTATFLILGSACTRQCLFCNVTKANPQELIPQEADNVIEAAKKLGVKYLVVTSVTRDDLKDGGAAVFADIIKKARAEGIKIEVLVPDFQGNVDDIKTVVNAAPDVFAHNIEVVPSLYHIRKAASYERSLEVLKKAKEFGVKKTKSGIMLGLGETEAEVLKTLDDIRGADVDYISIGQYMQPAKENIPVVEYLKPERYEFFEKAAMGMGFEHAKSGVFVRSSYMADTYGKK
- a CDS encoding lipoate--protein ligase family protein, yielding MFLKGDFFPFKANSPYENMAIDEFLISRCLQSGVPQLRLYSWNPAGISLGKYQDAEKDINIDNCLEDKIPIVRRLTGGGAIYHSSELTYSLVCREEDIDCKGEPVKKTFEKLNSFIMLMYKKFGLNPAYGVYARPEEKQGERAGFCFSGTEEYDIIIDGKKIGGNAQARVKGVIFQHGSLPLAGNEEHEKYFKCPVDGGKYTCLNALLKRQVAPLEAAANMAAAFMESFNCALEPADFTLEEKKEIIKLLTGKYASFKWNMEGKL
- a CDS encoding glycine dehydrogenase (aminomethyl-transferring) (acts in conjunction with GvcH to form H-protein-S-aminomethyldihydrolipoyllysine from glycine; forms a heterodimer with subunit 1 to form the P protein), with translation MKNIFEKSVKGRIGIDPGTPDINMAGRLDPSLLRQTDNMLPEVSELEVVRHYTNLSRLNYSVDTHFYPLGSCTMKYNPKINEVTSVLPGFINAHPMLAYVKEDAVQGALEVIYKTAEMMCEITGMKKMTTQPYAGAHGEMTGILLMAQYHRVHGNNKTHIIVPESAHGTNPASAAAAGYEVVTVPVNGAGGIDLNALKEKINAHTAGIMMTVPSTLGVFEKEVLEVSALARKFDALMYYDGANLNAIMGKARPGDMGFDIVHLNLHKTFSTPHGGGGPGAGMVGVSERLADYVPVPAVVKTKDNKYTLDFNVPQTIGNIASFFGNFGVMLKAYTYITMLGKEGLIEVSEKAVLNANYIMAKLKPYYYLPYDRTCMHEAVFSAKKQVIKGVHALDIAKSLIDRGFHPPTIYFPLVVEEAIMIEPTETESKQDIDLFIEAMIEIAKLAETDPDKIKNTPVTTPVSRPDETKAAREPKLRCF
- a CDS encoding aminomethyl-transferring glycine dehydrogenase, which translates into the protein MAGFTPHTESEIKEMLQAAGAPSIESLFFDITPELRAKSFNLPKGITEYEALNEMQELASKNTTFTASFLGGGYYDHFIPAAVDTISSRAEFYTAYTPYQPEASQGTLRAVFEYQSMISGITGMELSNASLYDGGTAIYEAVNMAFRGSRKKKVIIDGGVNPLHVKMLKTHAKNIGVEFIEAPAENGRTDLKALAAMIDSDTAAVVAQNPNFYGFVNDYSPVFAQAAKQGAASILSFYPVSLGILKTPAEMGADIAVAEGQSLGQPLSFGGPYLGIMAVNKKFMRKIPGRIVGETTDKEGRTVYVLTLQAREQHIKREKATSNICSNQALCALRAVVFMSLMGKEGFKKLALINLERAEYLKSKLSEISGIEIISGATFNEFSVKLKKDAQVFFREMSAKGFIAGLPASVFFPHDKNTIIINATEKKTQNQMDMFITAVKECV
- the gcvH gene encoding glycine cleavage system protein H — its product is MNVAEGYFYTKEHEWVKIDGKKAKIGITDYAQHKLGDITFCEPPENGFNVKQFGVITGIESVKAASDIYSPISGKVVSFNSELEDNPGLINSSPFEKGWIAELEILDASETKNLLDAAAYRQYLSGLE
- the gcvT gene encoding glycine cleavage system protein T, with the protein product MANDKKTPLFDEHVRLNALMAPFAGYSMPIHYGSIIEETKITRSGCAIFDISHMGEIMVQEDPSNCSLDRAITVPVTKMKEGGCKYGFLLNENGTAIDDLIVYRIKNDEWMIVVNASNEVRDYETIKSRLAPSAKIQNISDDSAKFDVQGPAAYDVMKKIAGTGLAELKYFTFKKFPLLGEDRIISRTGYTGELGFEVYLNNKNAAAFWNEAVKNGAVPAGLGSRDILRSEAGLPLYGDELTEDITPVEAGMEKFIDFEKKFIGKAALLKQIETGVEKKLCGFKIDGRRTPRHSSPILKDGAAIGTVSSGVFSPHLNCGIGMGYVKPQYAEIGTTFEIDLGRGTAAATVAQMPFLKSASIRMTLK